GCAAAAGTGAGAAAATGCTGAAAGTATTCGAGCAGATAAAAAATGTCGCACCTACGGATTCTAATGTTTTATTGCAGGGAGAAACCGGAACCGGCAAAGAACTGGTTGCCAGAGCAATTCATAAATTAAGCAAAAGGTCGGAAAATCCGTTCATTGCCATCAACTGCTCTGCAATTCCGAAAGATCTTCTGGAAAGCGAACTTTTCGGTCATGAGAAAGGATCGTTTACAGGAGCAACTTCCAAACGAAAAGGAAAATTCCAGTTAGCCCATAACGGTACTTTATTCCTTGATGAGATCGGTGATATGGATATAAGTTTACAGACAAAGCTATTACGAGTTTTGCAGGAAGGGGAGATCCAATCCATCGGAAATGAGCAGATAATCAAAGTAGATATCCGTCTGATAACGGCTTCCAGCAAGGATATCATCGAAGAAATAAGAGAGAGTAATTTCCGCAAAGAATTATTTTACAGGATCAATTCCTTTCCGATTTTTATTCCGCCCTTGCGTGACAGAAAAGATGATATCATTCTGTTAGCAAATCATTATATTTCCAGATATTGTGAGAGAAATTACAATTATATTCCGATCCCGTATTTTACTGAAAAAGCAAAAGAAAAGTTGCTATCATACTCCTGGGAAGGGAATGTGCGTGAACTACAGAATACGATGGAAAACCTTTCTATCAGTTGTCCGGAAAGTAATCTCATTACAGACGATCAAATAAATTTTTATCCGATCGAAAAAGAATCTTCTAAAACCTCAACCCAAACTTCCTTAAAAGATATATCCGAAAAAGCAGAATGCAAAGCAGTCCGCAAAGCTCTGGAAAAATATAATTGGAATAAAGCAAAAGTTATCGCTGAGTTGAATACGACTTATCCGACTTTAGCGAGGATTATGGAAAAATATGGATTGGCTGAGAAATAAATCAACGAAACGGAAACTTGCCAAATTTTTGAGATTTGGCAAGTTTTTATTTAAACTACCCTTTCAATCCACTTGAAGCAAAACTGGAAATGATCTGTCTTTGCGCGAACAGGAACAGGATCAGGAGAGGAAGAATACTGAAAGTCGAAGCTGCCATGAGGAGAGTTGTCTGGGAAGATGCTTCCAATGAGAAATAACTCAATCCAACTTG
This genomic interval from Candidatus Cloacimonadota bacterium contains the following:
- a CDS encoding AAA family ATPase encodes the protein MTRKTNNRYDNFVKYVKTSLNNYNPKSTYELLLAFLSSQVNADCCLLINKFEQILFKSPTLKEIKFSHTILKKALKQKKSCYIKNAIKDTNLKTKKSIVGNIFLSVICVVLRDETDAIIGALYLDRHFPEKEPFTEIDLKQAEEFVSNFTSIMISEGLEKKELKRFREDHGFEGMIGKSEKMLKVFEQIKNVAPTDSNVLLQGETGTGKELVARAIHKLSKRSENPFIAINCSAIPKDLLESELFGHEKGSFTGATSKRKGKFQLAHNGTLFLDEIGDMDISLQTKLLRVLQEGEIQSIGNEQIIKVDIRLITASSKDIIEEIRESNFRKELFYRINSFPIFIPPLRDRKDDIILLANHYISRYCERNYNYIPIPYFTEKAKEKLLSYSWEGNVRELQNTMENLSISCPESNLITDDQINFYPIEKESSKTSTQTSLKDISEKAECKAVRKALEKYNWNKAKVIAELNTTYPTLARIMEKYGLAEK